AACCATCTGGGATCGGCCTGACGTATTATCTGAATGCGTTCCAATGGCCGAAGTTTGCATATTCCCCATTACCCTGACAATGTACCCTTGAGGATCTTCACTGCTTGATCCAGAAAGTTCTTCTTGTAAGGCTAAGCGCATCTCTTGCCCGAAACGTGTTGGGATATTCGCAACAAACACTTTCTGCATTTCGTTTTGAACGTCGGGATCATCTTTTCCCGTACTCCCATAGAGAGGATGAAAACCGCAAGCGCTTTGAGACAAGCCCAAAAAAGGCAATGCTAAAAGCGGAATTAAAAAACGATATTTTATCTTCTTAGCAATTTTCAATTTCTCTCATCCTGTTCCAGAGCGTTTATTTTACAACGAAATTTACAATGCGCCCTTTCACAACAATTTCCCTAACGATTTGCTTTCCATCCATTGCCTGCATCACATTCGGCAACGCTTTTGCCAGTTTTAACACTTCTGCTTCTTCAAGCCCAAGTGGAATTTCAAGTACCCCACGAACCTTGCCATTCACTTGAACCGCAAGCTTTTGTGTATTCTCTTCCAAAAACTCTGCCTTAACCTCTGGCCATAAACGTTCCGCAGCCAATTTTCCTTTCGGATCAAGATTCGCAATCACTTCTTCTGCCAAATGTGGCATGATTGGGGCCATTAACACAGCTAAAATTTCCAAAGCCTCACGGCGTGCCTGCTGTGACTCCTTCCCTGAACTCTCAAAAGAGCTTCGAATAGCCGCCACTAGCTCATGCAAACGAGCCAGAGCCACGTTCGGAACGAAAGCCTCAAAAGCTTCTCCAACAGCTTTGATCGTTTTATGAAGACTCTGACGAAGCTTCTGCGCCTGATCTTTATCTTTTGAATCGCTCTGGGAGGTGCCTTTTTCTTCTAAAATACGGGCAACAAGTGCTTCAATTCGCTGAACAAAACGGGCAGAGGCTGCGACCCCCTCCGCTGTCCATTCCTGATCTCTTTCGGGCGGTGTATCGGATAAGACAAATAATCTCGCAATATCTGCGCCATATTCTGCAATAATAGCCTCTGGAGAAACCGTATTTCGGCGGGATTTAGACATTTTTTCAGAACGTCCGACCTTAACCTCACGTCCTGTTTCTTTATGAAGTTTTTTACCGTCTTTTATCTCAACCTCTTCTGGATAGAGCCATTGATCGTCTAATTTATAGCTTTCATGGGTTACCATGCCCTGCGTAAAGAGGCTTGCAAACGGCTCTGCCTTATCAACAAGGCCTGCTTTCTGCAAAGCACGCATAAAAAAGCGTGCATATAACAGATGCAAAATTGCATGCTCTACCCCACCAATATATTGATTTACAGGCATAAAGCGCGATGCAACTTCTTTGTTGATAGGCGCCTTTGCATCAGGGGAAAGATAACGCAGAGGATACCAGCCACTATCAACAAAGGTATCAAGCGTATCGGTTTCACGTTGCGCAGCCTTGCCACATTTTGGACAAGCAACATGTTTCCATGTTGGGTGATGGTCTAAAGGATTACCAGAAACAGAGAAATCTGCATCTTCTGGCAACTGAACAGGGAGCTGATCTTCTGGAACAGTAACATCGCCACAGCTTTCACAGCGAATAATCGGAATAGGACATCCCCAATAACGCTGACGGCTAACCCCCCAATCCCTTAAACGGTAATTAATTTCCTTCTGACCTATTTTCTGCGTTTCGAGGAAATGAATAACACGCTTTTTTGCTTCTGAAATTTTGAGACCGTTCAAATCTGGCCCAATTGTCTTCTCGCCCGAAGCAGGAGAATTCATCATCTTGCCTGACGTAAAAGGCAAGAATTTCTTTTCTGAAACGGCCTTTGTAATCTCTTCCTCTGAAACGCCTGAAGGGCATCCAATATAAGGAATATCTAAATTATATTTCGTCGCAAATTCATAATCACGCTCATCTGCACAAGGACAGCCGAATAAAGCCCCCGTACCATAATCAGAAAGCACAAAATTTGCGGCCCAAACAGGAATCTCTTTACCCTCAAGAAAAGGATGCTGAACTTTCAGCCCCGTATCCATCCCCTTCTTTTCTGCTTTTGAAAGTGTTTCTTCAGACGTGCCCAACTGTGCGCATTCTTTTTGGAAAGCTTTTAAAGCCTCATTCTTTTCTGCAACTTCGTTCATCAAAGAATGGTCTGGCGCCAACGCAATGAAGGACATCCCATACAAAGTATCTGGGCGTGTCGTGAAAATTTCAATTTCTTCTGCTGAATTAACAAGTTTGAGTTTTAAACTTGTCCCTTCAGATTTACCAATCCAGCGTTCCTGCATAATACGGACACGCTCTGGCCACCCTTCCTTCAAAGGCGCTTGTTCTAAACCTTGGAGAAGCTCCTCTGCAAAATCTGTAATGCGTAAAAACCACTGGGAAAGTGTCTTCTTTTCAATCAAAGCACCTGAACGCCAGCCTCTGCCATTCACAACCTGTTCATTGGCCAAAACAGTCATTTCAACAGGATCCCAGTTCACCTGAGACTCTCTGCGTTCTGCAAGACCTGCTTTGACAAATTCGAGGAAAATTCTTTGCTGTGCCCCATAATATTCAGGGTCACAAGTTGCAATTTCGCGGCTCCAATCAAAAGAAAACCCCAAGCGTTTTAAAGTTTTCCGCATCGCCGCAATATTGGATTTTGTCCAAGCTGCTGGATGTGTTCCTCTTTCCCTTGCTGCATTTTCTGCTGGCAAGCCGAAGGCATCCCACCCCATTGGATGCAAAACCTGCTTCCCCCGCGCACGGTGGTAACGTGCGACCACATCTCCAAGGGCATAATTGCGCACATGCCCCATATGAAGCTGCCCTGAAGGATATGGCCACATTTCCATCACATAATAAGGCTTCGGCGCATTTGGATTCTTAATTTCGGAATCTGAAATTTCAAAAAGCTTTTTTTTATCCCATGCTTCCTGCCAGATCACTTCCCTCTCTTTTAAGGGAGTCTCTTTATCCACCGTCTGATTGTCTGTCATTTCATCTAATTCCGAAAATATATTTTAAATTCTATGCTAAAAGCAAAACGCCTAAATCTGTTTGAAATTTTTAGAGATTATGGGCACGCAACTGTCTGGCACGCTCTAGGATACGCGCCGTAATATCTGAAACAGTTTCGCCAGCGACAGGTGTATCCTCCCACCCATCTTCCCCGCAACTATTGCGCGAAAGGTGAACCTGCCTAAAAATAGAAACCCTTAACGCATCCGAACGTAAACGGCGATCCAACACATAAACCGCAATCTTAAAGCGCTCTTCTTTGGTTGTCGGCGGCACATACCAATCCGTCAAAAGAACACCCCCAACCGCATCCGCAGAAGCTAAAGGCATGAAGGAAAGCGTATCAAGCGCCCCACGCCAAATAAAGGCATTCACTCCACCACGAAGGCTGTCATTTCCACCTTCTGCACCACGATCGACACCAACCAAATGATTTTTTGGCTTTACAAGCATCTCTGGATTTCGGGTTTCGGCGCAGCCTGCCAATGCCATAAACGCCACCAGAGAAATAGCAAACGCATGTTTTTTAATACATTTTGGCAGAGTCATAGTCTTCATTTTTCCCTTTATGGAACTCTCATTCAAGTTCAGTCTCTCACTAGAAACTTATGCCACAATTTATCTTTATCTGTGAACTAAGAACAATTTTAGCATTTTTTACAGCAAATTTTACCTTTCGGCTTATCATTTAAACAAAAAGTTCACGATCCCATAAGATAAAAAGAGCGGTCACGCCTAAAAATCCTTATTCATCTAAGGCCACTTCTATTACCCTAGGACTGTTTTCTCTTCTTCAAACAATGTATGTTTTTTAAAAAAAGCATCCTCATTTAATGACTTTTTAAAAACTCTTCGGTATAAAAATATTCAATGGGGTATCCATGGGGGTATTGTCCGCATAGCTCAGTAGGATAGAGCACAGGATTCCTAATCCTGGGGCCGTTGGTTCGAATCCAACTGTGGACACCATCTCCCCTTTAAAAGTCCTCTTTCCATCTCTTCAAACAAAACGAATGAAACCTCTTTTCTTTGCAATTGTTGCCCTTTTCTACACCTCCTCAACCGCTTTCGCCGATATTTGCGAGGGTGTTGCGCTCTCTAATTTTAGCGATGAAGCTGGACATCACGTCCAAAAAGGGGAAATTATTTCAAGCCTTCATAGCGACAAGTTCGATCACAAAGGCAATCCTAAAACCTATGCCCAATATATGGGATTTGTCTGGTCTGCAAAAAAAGTAAAACTTACCAACTGCCACATCGAAAAAGGCGTAAAAAACGGGAAAATCGTTTCTAAACTTGTGTTAAACAACACGCCTGACAATCAAAATGAAATCAAGTATCAAAAAGCCCGAAAATTTTTAGAAACAGAAACCACGCTTTGCATGGCAGAAACGGGAAACGCAGCTTCGGCTTATGTTTATAATCCGGCTTCAAAATTAGGTCGCCTCACGGCAGGTTTTATTGAAGGACGCTCCAAAAACAAAAATTTCCCAGAACCAAAATGGCCAGAAGGCGCTATTTCTGGCAAAGATGATTAAATAAATTTTTTACGCTTGGCTTTTGAATTTTATACTCCCTTGTCCTCCTTATCTGGCAAAAATTACCGATAAAATTGGCAGATTGATCTTCTCCCCCCAACACAACCAAAAAGATGATGCCGTCTGTAAGGAAACTGTTTTAGAATGACATATAAAAAGCCCTCGGAACATCGAGGGCTTTTCTTCCATCCTCAAAAACGAATCAACACTTTATGCTTTTTTTGCCTCTACGGACTTTGCATCTTTAGCGTGAAGAAAACCACTAAAACGGACACATTCTCTAAAATTATCGAAAACAGGCGCTGCGAGTTTTAAAGAAACCTTCCGAATTTCTTCTTTGGTTTTTTGAGAATCTGTCTTTTCTTTCTTCCCTTTCTCCAAAGATTTCTCTTTAAGACGATAGGTCAAAACAGCCTCATCATTATCAGAAAGCACCTCAACAAGGCGTGCCATTTGCTCTAAATTTACAGGAACGCCAATCTGATCATCGCTTAAAGCCTGCATCGTCAAATCTGCTTTATATGCCGATCCAACGCCTATTTTAACAGAAGTCAGCGCATCTTTCTCCAAATTCCAGCCTTTTCCAATAGACCGCACCTCGAGACCATTATCGGAAGCCCTTAAAAGCAAAATCTGATTCTGATCGCTCGCAACACAAAGATCTGGCTTTTCGAGAGGGCTTTTTGCTTTCTTATCCGAAATTTTTTCGTGTTTCTTCGGTAAAAGTTTTGGCGTTTCCGGCTGGGGTAAGTGCATCACAGAACCCCATAGGCCGCCAACCTTCATCAAATACATTCCGCCCCCCAAGGCCGTCGGCTGCAAAGCCTCTTGTATCGTTGGAGAGGGCATTTTGGCTTTTGCAAAGACCTGATGGGAAAAAATCATACACCCTGTGACCAACAAGGTGAAAAAGCATTTCTTGTTCAAGCGTCTTATCCCTTATTTAGATTTAATATCAGCCTTCCCTTGCTCACCTGCTTTTGGGAAAACAATTTTTTCAGACGAAGATTTTTTCACTTTTTTATGAGGTTTTGGCGCTTCTAATGGCGCAAAATGATACTCTCGCACGCAATCCCTAAAGGCAGCAAAAACTTTGTCTGTATGTGTCGTATTTACTTTTTTTGTTTTCTGACCGTGACGATACACCGTATCGTAGGTAATCGTTCCTTTCTGTCCTTTTTCAAGCTCTTTTAATAATTCCTTCATTTTGGCAAGAGAAACATCTGCAACAAACCCTCTTTTATCAAGATTGCGCATATCAAAATGGGTACGATAACCGTCTTCCAAGGCAATATCGATTTTATTTGAATCTGCAGGCGTGAGGTGTAATTTCAAATCATAGGTTCGAACCTGAAGATCCTCTCCAGAAATTCTCAAAACCAATGTCTGATCGCGCGCACCAGCAACGCAAATATCTGTCTTATGTGTTTTTGGAATATAATGCTCTAACTGAACCCAAGCACCATCTAATTCTTTTAGATGAAGGTCTTGCCCTACGGCAATATCCATTCCGCTATCGCCTGAAGCTGGCGTTTTTTCAGCCGCTTTTTCCCCTGCAAAAGCAGAATCTAAACCAAAAACAGACGTTACACAGAAAGCGGTAAAAAGAATTTTTTTGAGCATATTTCCTAAAATCCAGTCCCAATAAAAAGGCTAAACGCTAACCCAGCCCTTGCTGGTGTCAATTTATCAGAATTTTCTTTTCTCGCATAAAAAAAATTCGCTTTTTCTATTCTCCCTGCTTAATTTTTTATAAAAAATTTTGCTTTACTTTTTTACAGATAAAATGCCATCTATTTTTATGAGTACTGCCCCTTTAGAAAAAATGAAATTGGAAGACCTGCCCTTAATGGCAAAAGGTCTTATTTCAAATGAGACGGACGAGATTGCGCTTTTAGCCAATCTTTCCGCTTTAATTTTTGAAACTTTTGACGGGATTAACTGGGCTGGTTTTTATCGCCTTCTCTCTTCCCAAGAGCTGGTTCTTGGCCCTTTTCAAGGGCGCATTGCGTGTACCCGTATTGCGCTTGGCAAAGGCGTTTGCGGTACGTCCGCTTCTCAACGCAAAACCTTTCGGATTGAAAATGTCCATGAGTTTGAAGGACATATTGCCTGCGACAGCGCATCCAATTCCGAAATCGTCATTCCTATTCTCGGCGCAAAACAGCTTTATGGCGTTCTTGATATTGACAGCCCCAATATTGGACGTTTCTCCGAAACAGACCAAACTCTTTTAGAAGAA
The genomic region above belongs to Acetobacteraceae bacterium and contains:
- a CDS encoding leucine--tRNA ligase translates to MTDNQTVDKETPLKEREVIWQEAWDKKKLFEISDSEIKNPNAPKPYYVMEMWPYPSGQLHMGHVRNYALGDVVARYHRARGKQVLHPMGWDAFGLPAENAARERGTHPAAWTKSNIAAMRKTLKRLGFSFDWSREIATCDPEYYGAQQRIFLEFVKAGLAERRESQVNWDPVEMTVLANEQVVNGRGWRSGALIEKKTLSQWFLRITDFAEELLQGLEQAPLKEGWPERVRIMQERWIGKSEGTSLKLKLVNSAEEIEIFTTRPDTLYGMSFIALAPDHSLMNEVAEKNEALKAFQKECAQLGTSEETLSKAEKKGMDTGLKVQHPFLEGKEIPVWAANFVLSDYGTGALFGCPCADERDYEFATKYNLDIPYIGCPSGVSEEEITKAVSEKKFLPFTSGKMMNSPASGEKTIGPDLNGLKISEAKKRVIHFLETQKIGQKEINYRLRDWGVSRQRYWGCPIPIIRCESCGDVTVPEDQLPVQLPEDADFSVSGNPLDHHPTWKHVACPKCGKAAQRETDTLDTFVDSGWYPLRYLSPDAKAPINKEVASRFMPVNQYIGGVEHAILHLLYARFFMRALQKAGLVDKAEPFASLFTQGMVTHESYKLDDQWLYPEEVEIKDGKKLHKETGREVKVGRSEKMSKSRRNTVSPEAIIAEYGADIARLFVLSDTPPERDQEWTAEGVAASARFVQRIEALVARILEEKGTSQSDSKDKDQAQKLRQSLHKTIKAVGEAFEAFVPNVALARLHELVAAIRSSFESSGKESQQARREALEILAVLMAPIMPHLAEEVIANLDPKGKLAAERLWPEVKAEFLEENTQKLAVQVNGKVRGVLEIPLGLEEAEVLKLAKALPNVMQAMDGKQIVREIVVKGRIVNFVVK
- a CDS encoding DUF3576 domain-containing protein; the encoded protein is MKTMTLPKCIKKHAFAISLVAFMALAGCAETRNPEMLVKPKNHLVGVDRGAEGGNDSLRGGVNAFIWRGALDTLSFMPLASADAVGGVLLTDWYVPPTTKEERFKIAVYVLDRRLRSDALRVSIFRQVHLSRNSCGEDGWEDTPVAGETVSDITARILERARQLRAHNL
- a CDS encoding GAF domain-containing protein; amino-acid sequence: MSTAPLEKMKLEDLPLMAKGLISNETDEIALLANLSALIFETFDGINWAGFYRLLSSQELVLGPFQGRIACTRIALGKGVCGTSASQRKTFRIENVHEFEGHIACDSASNSEIVIPILGAKQLYGVLDIDSPNIGRFSETDQTLLEEIVSELAQRLDQLSNAS